The genome window GGCAGGGTTGCGCTCCACCGCGACGATCTTGTCGCGAATATCGGTGGTGGTGACAATCCCGTACTCGCGCTTCTGCACGCTGATGGTTACGATCACGCTGTTTATCTTGCGTCGGCGCATGAGCGTGGCGGCATACGAGACGCTTGAATCTGGGTCAACGACGACAATAGGGCTGGACATCCAATCACGGACCAGGTGCGGCATAAAACTCTCCTCTCGGGCTTTTGTCATTGCGATGGGATTGCTTCATCCTTGCACGGCGCGCCACTCCTCGCAATGACGGAATACTATTTGACGGATAATTTTACAACATCCAGCGCGAGCAGCGAACCATCCGCGGCGCTTTGATCCTGGATTTCAAGATAAATGATCGTACCGGCGGGAATCCCTGCAAGCGGAATGGTTTCGTCAAATGTACCGGGCGCACCGAAATCCGGCGCGGCGACCATGACAGGCCCAGCCGCGTATTGATTGCCATTTTCATCATAGATAAACCAGGATAGGTTATTCTCGAACGGTGCAATGCTGACCGAGCCGATCACCGCCAGACTGCCTGTCGCTTCTGTGCCATTTGCGGGGGATGTGATTTCAATGATACGGCGCGTACCGTTGGGGGCATCGGTCGTGAAATTGACCAGCCGCAGTTTATTCTTCACCAGCGCATAGCGGCGCGTGGTCGGGAGCGTGGGACAGCAGCCACCGTCTTCAAAGCCATGCACAACGGCATCAATGAACACTTCGTCATTTTCCACGGCAATGCTGTTGATCATTGGACGGTCATCGATCAAAGTGGAGTGTAAAAATACGGGTTCACCGGCCACATTGGCATAAACCGCAAGCACGCCAAAGTTGCCCGTGCCGCCATAGTTTTCCAAAAAGATCACGGCGGCATCCTCAAGGCCGTCGCCAGTGAGATCACCGAAGGCAACGAATTGCGTCAGTGCAATGTAGGCAAAATCCATGTCGGTCGCATCGGCACCGCGTTGAAATTTTCCGTCCAGCATTTCCACCACGCGTCCATCCTCGGGGATAAGCAGGGGATATTGCACGTTCTTGATCTGCTCAAGGGTGAGTCCCTGCGGCGCAGGAACCGTCGCTTCAACGGGGGCAGGCGTCGGCGGGTCCGAAGCGGGGAAAGCGACTCCACATGCAAGCGTTGCAAGGGTCAAGGCCCATAAAAGTTTTAAGGGATGATTGGGTACCACGTCAAACCTCCATCGATTGTTTTATAAAGCGTGCGGTTGTTTATCAGATCGGTCGTCACAACCCATCCGGTGGAGGAATTCGCGAAACTCATGTCGGTGACGAGTTCACCGAATGCAATGTCCGGTGGGATGATACTGAACGTACTGCCCGCATCCTTTGTGACGTAAAACCGGTCGTCGGAATAAAAGATGATTTCCTGCGCTGACAGAATCTCCAGCCTCCCCGCGCCCGGAAGGGTCACGGGGGCAAGCGACCAGGTATCGCCGCCATCGTTCGTTGCATAAAAGATGGTCTGCATTTTTACAGACGACATGCGGATGGCGAGGAACCCTTGTGTCGGTGAGACAAATACCAGTTCTTCGATGGAGAGTTCGCTTGCCTGCGCTTCGCCCGGAAGAGCCAGGCTTATTTTGAACCATGTTTCCCCCGCGTCATCTGTGCGGAACAGGTAGACGCTGCCGGAAGAATAGATTACGCCGCCGACCCAGGCAGTTTGCATATTGAGCGGCACGAGCATTCCCTTAAGCCCGCCCAACGGAAGCGTCTCACCCGCGCCCTTCAGGTTAGGGTCGTTCGTATATACCTGATCCCATGTTTCGCCGCCATCGTTCGTTTGAAAGATGGAGACAGCCATCGAGCCGGCCCCCACGCCCAGACCCGCCATCATCCAGCCGTTGTTTGTATCCACAAATTCCATATCGCCGTCGCTGAACGGCGTGGCAAATGCCTCCCAAGTAATGCCGCCGTCCGATGTTCGGTATAAAGTACCGCCGCGCGGATAATGATCCGGGTCAACGGCCTGTACCCATGCGTGAGAGACGTCCAGGAATTCGGTTGTTACAGAATAACCAACCTCACTCATACCTGGCGGCGTGACGTGGTACCACGTCACGCCGCCGTCATTGGTACGGATAAGGTTCTGCTCGGTCGTGCCCCAGCCATAAATTTCGTCCACCATTTCGATATTGATGATGGATGGCGCGTCCACAAGCGGCGCATTGATCTCATCCGGCAGGGGTGTATTTTCGGGCGCAGGAATGGATTGCGGCGCGGCTTGAGAAGCTGTCAGGGTCTGGGTTGCGGCAGGCTCATGGGCATCCGTCAATACCAGCTGTTCTATGGGCGCACAGGCGGCGATGAGAAGTGCAATCAACAAGGAAAAAAGAACTCGATTCATAATGCTCATGACTTAACCTGTATATTCAATAATTGTCGCTTCGCCCTGGCCCACCCCCACGCACAGAGTCGCGACACCATATTTGACATTTCCACGATCATTCATTTCATGCACGAGCGTGGTCATCAAACGCGCGCCCGAACAGCCGAGTGGATGCCCGATGGCGATGGCACCGCCGTTGACGTTGACAATCTCAGGGTCAAGTTCCAAATCTTCCATCACCGACAATGCCTGCACGGCAAAGGCTTCGTTGATCTCGATCAAGCCGATGTCACCCATCTTCAATCCAGCTCGTTTCAGTGCCTTCCTCGTCGCAGGAATGGGACCATATCCCATCACGCGCGGCGGCACGCCCGCCGAGGCGGATGCGATGATCCTCGCCAGCGGTTTGAGGTTCAGGGCTTTGGCGCGTTCCTCGCTCATCATCAAAAGTGCGGCGGCTCCGTCATTTAATCCAGACGAATTACCAGCGGTGACGGTTCCCCCATCCTTTTTGAAGGCGGGTCTCAATTTGGAAAGGCTGTCCATCGTCGTATCGCGGCGTGGACGTTCGTCCGTATCCACGATCTTCGGGTCGCCTTTTTTCTGCGGAATGGAAAGGGGCATGATCTCCCGCGTAAAACGTCCGGAGTCGATTGCGGCGACGGCGCGTTGATGACTACGCACAGCGAATTCATCCTGCTTCCCGCGCGTGATGTGCGGACGCTCGGCTGCAATATTCTCAGCAGTCTCACCCATCGAATCTGTGCCGTACATTTCCTTCATTGCAGGATTTGGATATCGCCAGCCGAGCGATGTGTCATAGGCAGTGAGATTACCAAAGGAAAAACCGGCTTCCGCCTTTGGAAGTGAGTAGGGTGCGCGGCTCATCGATTCGACTCCGCCTGCGATGTACACGTCTCCCTCCCCTGCCTTGATGGCCCGCGCCGCCATGTTGACAGCGTTCAAGCCTGAAGCACACAGCCTATTCACAGTGACGCCCCCCACCTCCACGGGCAGACCCGCCAACAGGGCAGCCATGCGCGCCACGTCGCGGTTATCTTCGCCCGCCTGATTCGCACATCCCATGAAAACTTCCTCGATGAGCGCAGGGTCAATTTGATTGCGTTCGAGAATGGTTTTGATGACATGCGCCGCCATGTCATCTGGGCGCACAGACGAGAGAACCCCGCCCAAGGCCCCGATCGGCGTTCGGATGGCATCAATGATTACAGGTGTGGACATAAAGACTCCATTTATTTAATATGGCCCGGTGATTAAGGCGATTCTACCACCGCAAAGAAAAACGGCTACGCAACCAACCGCCGCGTTGTATTATTTTACACGCGGCGTAACACGCCATTCCCGTTCATGCAGAATTTCCTTTATCTGCGCCACCCTTGAGATCAGGTTTTTGAATTCGGAATATACCAGCGAGGTGACAACAAAGTAAAAAAAAAGAACCAGCTCTTATGCTTTTTTATTTCAGGCACACTGACGAGATATGAAAATACGGCCTGTCCGGGACCAACACTTAAGGTAAAGAGCGTGGTCAGCACAAAAATGGGAATGAGCCAGTCCAGTTTATCCAAACCGCCGTATTTCACGACCCAATAGGCAACCAGCGGGAAGATTTGAATGGAAATCCATGGGTAAAATTCACGCCACGCCAAAAGCCAGAAAAAACCAATTTTTTGACGAAGTGAAAATCTTCTTGAACGAATGGCTTTCCAAAAATGCCTGATGGAAACCTGGTGCCAGCCTTGCGCCCAGCGCATGCGTTGATTCCAAAGCGCGGAGAGAGTGGCGGGCGCCAGCTCGCGGGAAAGTAGTTGCGGGTCGGATAAAATTCGCGCCCCTTTTTCGATGACCCGGATGGATGAATCGATATCTTCGGTAAGCATAAAACTGCGCATACGCGTCTCCCGCAAAAGATCGGTGCGCCAGTATCCATTTGAACCGCCAAAGATTCCAAACTGATACAGTCTCATGCGGCCGGGATGGCTGCTGCCATAAATGAGTTCGAATTCAATCGCAACGGTCTGAGAGATCCGACTGATGCCACCATTTCGCACGACACAATGACCCTGAACGACACCGAATCCCTGAGCCAGCCAGCGCCATGCGCGGGTAAAACTTTCCCGCATGGGATGATGGTCCGCGTCGAAAACACCAACGAATTCGCCGCGCACTTCGGCAAGTGCAGCGTTCACATTCTGTGCCTTTGAAGTCGAATTTTGGATCCGCAACGGAGTAAAACGCGGGTCACGACGGGCAATCTCCCGCAATGTGGATTCGACGGGCAGATCGGCTGGCGTGTTATACGCCAATATGATTTGAAAATCGGCGGGATACTCAATGCGGAGAAATGCTTCAACGGTCTCAACGACCGTCAAGGCTTCATTGGGCAAATACGCCGCAATGATCGCACTCGCGGGCGGATATGGGATTTTAGGCTCATCAGAAGGATTGGTCTTTTTTAAGGATAAAAAACCTTCGACCCAGATCAAAAGAGCAGTAAGGGACAGGGAAACAACGATAATGATATAGACGGCCTGGCTGATGTCACATCCGATGGAATCAAACCAGGTATAGATAAAATAGGGGACGACCATCCCGATCATGACGGTCAAGGCGATCTGCCACGGTAGATTTAATTGGCTTTGCAAATATCGAAGTCGACTCCGCCAGGTGATTTGGTGCGCGGCTGGTCTTGCTTTTGATTTTTCCGCCATTTCAAGCGTATAGCGTTTGGGGTAAAGATCAATATGGGATGCGGCAACCTCAAGCGCGGAAAGGGCATGATCCTTCAATTCCTTAACCGTCTGTCCATCGGCGAATGTGGAGAAACCAAAGGCAGGCGTGAGACGCAAATGTTCACCAGCCGCGATAAAGTCATGTCGAACGATCCGTTGTGAGAGCGCTTCAAGATGTTTTTGTGCGGCTTTAGGGGAGGTTTCAGGCAAAAGAATGCAAAAATTTGATGCGCCGCTCCTTCCAACAAGATCCAACGAACGCAAATCAACAGTCAGCAGGCTGGCAAGTTGTTTCGCAACCTGCACTTCGGCATGGGGTCCGACCTTTTCCCTGAGGCTGCCCCACTCCACCAGCGACAAATAAACAAGACACCCATCCACACCGCTTCGTTTTGAGCGCTGAAATTCACGATCCAGTTCATCCTGAAACAAACGCTCCGTAAGTAAACCCGTTTGACGGTCACGGGGCAGGAGGTCGCTTGGGACAGGCGGCCGTTCGAGTTTCGAACGAACACGTGCAAGCAATTCAGACATGACAAAGGGTTTCACCAGATAATCATCCGCCCCAAGCTGCATCCCCTCAATAATGTTCGCAGTGGTTGCTTTTGCCGTCACCAGAATCAGCGGAATCGAACGGGTGGAATCGTGGGAGCGTAAATTATCCAACAAGCTGATTCC of Anaerolineales bacterium contains these proteins:
- a CDS encoding CBS domain-containing protein; the encoded protein is MPHLVRDWMSSPIVVVDPDSSVSYAATLMRRRKINSVIVTISVQKREYGIVTTTDIRDKIVAVERNPAETTVREIMSGPIITGRADWTLMECSKIMQEHKFHHLPITDENGTLIGMISATDIFMSVEEQGWAGEK
- a CDS encoding acetyl-CoA C-acetyltransferase encodes the protein MSTPVIIDAIRTPIGALGGVLSSVRPDDMAAHVIKTILERNQIDPALIEEVFMGCANQAGEDNRDVARMAALLAGLPVEVGGVTVNRLCASGLNAVNMAARAIKAGEGDVYIAGGVESMSRAPYSLPKAEAGFSFGNLTAYDTSLGWRYPNPAMKEMYGTDSMGETAENIAAERPHITRGKQDEFAVRSHQRAVAAIDSGRFTREIMPLSIPQKKGDPKIVDTDERPRRDTTMDSLSKLRPAFKKDGGTVTAGNSSGLNDGAAALLMMSEERAKALNLKPLARIIASASAGVPPRVMGYGPIPATRKALKRAGLKMGDIGLIEINEAFAVQALSVMEDLELDPEIVNVNGGAIAIGHPLGCSGARLMTTLVHEMNDRGNVKYGVATLCVGVGQGEATIIEYTG
- a CDS encoding Gmad2 immunoglobulin-like domain-containing protein, with the translated sequence MVPNHPLKLLWALTLATLACGVAFPASDPPTPAPVEATVPAPQGLTLEQIKNVQYPLLIPEDGRVVEMLDGKFQRGADATDMDFAYIALTQFVAFGDLTGDGLEDAAVIFLENYGGTGNFGVLAVYANVAGEPVFLHSTLIDDRPMINSIAVENDEVFIDAVVHGFEDGGCCPTLPTTRRYALVKNKLRLVNFTTDAPNGTRRIIEITSPANGTEATGSLAVIGSVSIAPFENNLSWFIYDENGNQYAAGPVMVAAPDFGAPGTFDETIPLAGIPAGTIIYLEIQDQSAADGSLLALDVVKLSVK
- a CDS encoding response regulator; the encoded protein is MVTMLSRSGYQVTVASNGHEALTRISEYFPDLIISDIMMPDMDGISLLDNLRSHDSTRSIPLILVTAKATTANIIEGMQLGADDYLVKPFVMSELLARVRSKLERPPVPSDLLPRDRQTGLLTERLFQDELDREFQRSKRSGVDGCLVYLSLVEWGSLREKVGPHAEVQVAKQLASLLTVDLRSLDLVGRSGASNFCILLPETSPKAAQKHLEALSQRIVRHDFIAAGEHLRLTPAFGFSTFADGQTVKELKDHALSALEVAASHIDLYPKRYTLEMAEKSKARPAAHQITWRSRLRYLQSQLNLPWQIALTVMIGMVVPYFIYTWFDSIGCDISQAVYIIIVVSLSLTALLIWVEGFLSLKKTNPSDEPKIPYPPASAIIAAYLPNEALTVVETVEAFLRIEYPADFQIILAYNTPADLPVESTLREIARRDPRFTPLRIQNSTSKAQNVNAALAEVRGEFVGVFDADHHPMRESFTRAWRWLAQGFGVVQGHCVVRNGGISRISQTVAIEFELIYGSSHPGRMRLYQFGIFGGSNGYWRTDLLRETRMRSFMLTEDIDSSIRVIEKGARILSDPQLLSRELAPATLSALWNQRMRWAQGWHQVSIRHFWKAIRSRRFSLRQKIGFFWLLAWREFYPWISIQIFPLVAYWVVKYGGLDKLDWLIPIFVLTTLFTLSVGPGQAVFSYLVSVPEIKKHKSWFFFFTLLSPRWYIPNSKT